The genomic region TGGGCTTCTGCCTGACTTTGCAATGCTAAGGGATAAGGTAAAGTCGAAATACAAACAGAAGCTCTATGCGCTAATGAGCTTTGGTTGGGTGGGAACAGCTAAGAACTGGCAGCGGTTCGAGGAAGTGTCGCTCACACTAGCTGGTTTAGCTACGGCGTTAGTAGTATCGGTGCATACAATTGTCTCGTTTGACTTTGCGACGTCCGTAGTGCCAGGTTGGCACACCACTATTTTCCCTCCGTACTTTGTTGCTGGGGCAATTTTCTCAGGATTTGCAATGGTGAACGTACTTTTGATTCTCACACGCAAAGCCTGCCGATTGGAGAGCTACATTACGCCTTATCATTTCGATAAAATGAACTTGGTAATGCTCGTGACCAGTTGCATTATTGGCGTCGCCTACTTAAGCGAGCTCTTTATGGCTTGGTATTCGGGCAACCCAGCAGAGCAATATGCTTTTTTAAATCGCATTGCGGGTCCTTATGCGTGGGGCTATTGGATAATGATCAGCTGTAACGTTATCCTTCCGCAGGTGTTGTGGAGTAAAAAAATAAGATACAATCTATGGGCGACGTTCATTATAAGTATTTTTATCAACGTAGGAATGTGGTTTGAACGCTTCGTAATAATCGTAACATCGCTGCATCGTGACAATTTACCCTCGTCGTGGACGATGTTTTCGCCTACTTATGTCGATATAGGTATTTTCTTAGGAACCATTGGCTTTTTCTTTGCATTGTTCCTGCTCTATGCCAGAACGTTTCCGCTTATCGCACAAGCAGAACTTAAAACTGTGTTGAAAACTTCGGCTGAAAGTTTCGCAGTAGCCGACTCTCAAAATAGCACAACCGATGAACACTAAAACGATACATATAGTTTACACCGACGACGCCTTTCTTCTCAAAGGGGTTGAAAAAGCGCGCGCACAAGGGTTTATCATTGGCGAGGTATACAGCCCTTTCCCTGTGCACGGGCTCGACCAAGCCTTGGGGCTCAAAAAGTCACGTCTGAGTATTGCTGCCTTTGTGTATGGAAGCCTTGGTTTGCTCGTAGCGGCGTGGCTTACTTATTATACGATGATTGTCGATTGGCCACAGAACTTCGGTGGCAAGCCGAATGCTACTTTTTGGCTGAACTCACCTTCCTTTGTGCCTACACTCTTTGAGTTTACTATTTTTTTCGCCGCCCATCTGTTGGTACTCACTTTTCTATGGAGAAGTAAGCTCTTCCCCTTCAAAAAGGCAGACAATCCCAACCCGAGAACCACTTCCGACCAGTTTTTACTGGAAATTGAAGTCCCCACAACGGCACTCATACAAGTAGAAAGCCTCTTTGCGGAAACTCATCCGCTTCACATTGCCATCATAGAAGAAAATACCGATGAATAAACGTTTTCACATAGTGATTTACGGAGTGTTTGCACTCGCTTTAGGCGCTTGCACCAAT from Capnocytophaga haemolytica harbors:
- the nrfD gene encoding NrfD/PsrC family molybdoenzyme membrane anchor subunit, translated to MSQNNPPHTEDILLQGAKSYLSVSDDISAIVEAKTSRTWWLCMGAALAFLAWGGYCMYLTLTEGIGVWGLNKTVGWAWDITNFVWWVGIGHAGTLISAVLLLFRQKWRLAINRSAEAMTIFAVLQASIFPIIHMGRPWKVFWNIPYPNTMGSLWVNFNSPLLWDVLAISTYLSVSLVFWWIGLLPDFAMLRDKVKSKYKQKLYALMSFGWVGTAKNWQRFEEVSLTLAGLATALVVSVHTIVSFDFATSVVPGWHTTIFPPYFVAGAIFSGFAMVNVLLILTRKACRLESYITPYHFDKMNLVMLVTSCIIGVAYLSELFMAWYSGNPAEQYAFLNRIAGPYAWGYWIMISCNVILPQVLWSKKIRYNLWATFIISIFINVGMWFERFVIIVTSLHRDNLPSSWTMFSPTYVDIGIFLGTIGFFFALFLLYARTFPLIAQAELKTVLKTSAESFAVADSQNSTTDEH
- a CDS encoding DUF3341 domain-containing protein; the encoded protein is MNTKTIHIVYTDDAFLLKGVEKARAQGFIIGEVYSPFPVHGLDQALGLKKSRLSIAAFVYGSLGLLVAAWLTYYTMIVDWPQNFGGKPNATFWLNSPSFVPTLFEFTIFFAAHLLVLTFLWRSKLFPFKKADNPNPRTTSDQFLLEIEVPTTALIQVESLFAETHPLHIAIIEENTDE